The Brachyhypopomus gauderio isolate BG-103 chromosome 7, BGAUD_0.2, whole genome shotgun sequence genome has a window encoding:
- the LOC143519229 gene encoding free fatty acid receptor 3, producing MQWTKELRDLVLAVYSITLITGLPANLLALYTFTQKIKQNATPIDVLLLSLTISDLIFLFFLPFRMKEAADMQWTISYFLCPLSGFIFYTTIYNSTFLLTAISVERYLGVAFPIRYKLKRQPKYAVIASVVFWVVSMMHCSIVYIMQYYDHSNNTILDPSKRNVCYEDFSNEQLIVLMPVRLELFLVLFVTPFLICCFCYINFIRILSRLPNINPKKRFRAIGLSLFTLLVFIICFMPYNVSHVVGYIGWYSPSWRVYALLTSTLNACLDPFIFYFSSAALRGTFNHFMRRLIKRMNLSCCQGAFNFPQLTCTTTEESTQSSNDSSR from the coding sequence ATGCAGTGGACAAAAGAACTCAGGGACCTGGTCCTGGCGGTGTACAGTATTACATTGATCACAGGCCTCCCTGCCAACCTGTTAGCCCTCTACACCTTCACCCAAAAGATAAAGCAGAACGCCACACCCATCGACgtcctcctcctcagcctcACCATCTCAgacctcatcttcctcttcttcctccccttCCGCATGAAAGAGGCGGCCGACATGCAATGGACGATAAGCTACTTCCTCTGCCCGCTTTCTGGATTCATCTTCTACACCACCATTTACAACAGCACCTTCCTCCTTACGGCCATTAGTGTGGAGCGATACCTGGGGGTGGCCTTCCCCATCAGGTACAAACTCAAGCGACAGCCCAAATATGCAGTGATTGCCAGTGTTGTGTTCTGGGTGGTTTCCATGATGCACTGCAGTATTGTCTACATTATGCAGTACTATGACCACTCAAACAACACCATCCTTGACCCGTCCAAGCGGAACGTCTGCTACGAAGACTTCAGTAATGAACAGCTAATAGTGCTCATGCCCGTACGTCTGGAACTGTTCTTGGTGCTTTTCGTAACCCCTTTCTTGATCTGCTGCTTCTGCTACATCAACTTCATCCGCATCCTCTCCCGGCTACCCAACATTAACCCCAAGAAGCGTTTCAGGGCCATTGGCCTCTCCTTGTTCACCCTCCTGGTCTTCATCATCTGTTTCATGCCTTACAATGTGTCCCACGTGGTGGGTTACATCGGCTGGTACAGTCCTAGCTGGAGAGTGTACGCACTACTCACCAGCACCTTAAACGCCTGTTTGGACCCCTTCATCTTCTATTTCTCCTCTGCAGCACTCCGGGGGACGTTCAACCACTTCATGCGAAGACTTATCAAACGAATGAACCTGTCCTGCTGCCAGGGAGCTTTCAACTTTCCCCAGTTAACCTGCACTACTACCGAGGAGAGCACACAGAGCTCCAATGACAGCTCCCGCTAG